The window tctcttccCCAATGAGACAAATCTGTCATTCAATGCAaacattttccctccaaaaccggttctATATAAAGGGAGCTTTCCTAATGAAATCAACACACCTCAAATCCTAAACTCCCTCTATATCTACTATCAAAGTTTAGGAACATGCCAAGCAGAACTTTAGGAAACTTTTTGAGCGTCGATTTCGACTCATGTATGGAAGAATGGGACGGAAATCATGGAAAGAggatcatgtttgaatctctcatcgtcaccggccttcgaacctttctcgaagaatccggtcctaTACTAATTGAAGATGTCAAGACGTTCTTCAGGAGCGCTTGCATCAGGGGGAACTACATCGTATCTACGGTCAGAGACCACAcgttctggcttgatgaagccgaatttgcctccaTATTTAAtttgcccacagaagggttttctgattttcCAACTCTGGAGGGAAGTGAGGCGTATTATCACGCACTACTCTTTTCTGGAACCATCATTCCGGTAGAAAACTACGGGCAAAAAGCCAGCCTCGCTCGTCACActcaactccttcttgagattgtgaccCGGTCTATCCTATGTCAATCTCCAAATCAACGGTACTCTAAGAACAcatacaacatcatgacccacatcgTTAACAAAACAACCATCAACTGGTCCGCGGTCATCTTCCAAAATCTGAAAAacatggtgctaaccaagaaagggCTCGGTTATGCCCCTCACATAAGTAagctgattctcaagtaccggcctgagttcggaccgggcacaccggcatcccctTCGAACATCCTTGATGTGGATGCAGTGGAAGAAAAGTTTTCTAAAATGGTTATCACATAAGTTGTATTTTTCCATCTTATGTATGTCTATTTTCGCACCGatctatctttcggtttttattgTGTAACGTTTCCTCAATGCAATTCTATTAACGTTTAAATGACCGAGTCATCTGAATATTTTGAAtatctatctaagtaaccggttaacattgtCAAAATAATCGCGCTCCTATCCGGTCTCAAAAGAAAatcgcttaaactcaaaagattgcacAATTCTGCTTACTCAACATAACCGGCTAACTTTCGAAAACCGCAGCATTAATCAGTTTCAATAGGAGATTGCGTCATCCAAGACGAAAgtaaaattttggagggaaatctcccgcccaaatCTCCCGCTCCtggtttaccgcccatagttttgGTGCCTTTTCGAttaccgcccatggtttcccgcccacggtttgccgccctttcggcttggagggaaatctcccgcccattgttgatgggacggttgggtttctaaaccgcacctataaaaggggctctCGGCCATTTCCTTTCACTCTCACGCGAaactactttctctctctaagctctcaaactctctcaagcgGTTATCTACTCTTGTATTCTTCAGACTTTCTCAActctctaagatggggcgcaaCTCGGTTCTGTTCCAACATAtgactcaggtggatttcgaggaaatccgacagaagGGAACGCCTGCAGCAATAGAAGTTATTAACCGGGTAGCCGAGGCCGGACTAGAGTACTTTCTCGGCGGTCCCCATATTTTATATAGAGATGCGGTTGAAGAATTTTTCAACACCGCGACTGTAGGCGGTACTGAATTCGAGCTAACCGAGGAATCGGTTGCGGagagcctgcgccttccaacaGCCGGCCAAGATGCAACAGCGGATATAGAGCTAAAGACGTTCGAAGCAACTTGCCAGATACTCTCAGCGACTAAGGAGCCAATAAAAGTATCCGGTAACAAAGCAACATTGCGACTGGAGTACATACCGatttgtgatatcttcacaaaggcgGTTCAGGCAAGAGGAGGAAACTACAGCTCCCTCACCAgggacaaaatcaggatgctaGTCGGCCTGATAGAAGGCACAAAAGTGAACTGGGCGAAGGAAGTGTTCCACAACTTGAAggaaatggtgaaaccggactcaacccggtcatggggatacgccatccctctTGGAAAAATCTTTCTTCaccacaacatcaacaccggtcccgGTGTCATTATCTCATCCGGAAGGTTAATCAGATCCAAACAATTCCTGGAAAGGAAGTAGCCGGCCCCCGGTtacacaggtggccgaaagaagaaaacCGGCAAGAAATCGGCCCCGGCGAAAGAAAAGGCCGAAAGTAAAGGCAAGGAGAAAATAGTCTTCTCGGAACCGCCACAACAAACAGAGGAGGAAGAGTCGACTTCCACATCTGAACGGACCGAATCAGAGAAGACCGATGACGAAAGACCGAATGATGACGAAGAGCATTCGGGCCAAAGTCCCGATAATGCCGGTACAGGCGCAAATTCTGAGAGCGCCGAGGGCGGTGAAGAAAgtggtgaagaagaagaggaggaggacgaACGGACAAAGGCCGATACTATAACGCGCCAAATCTTGGAGACCATTACACGGTGAGCTGACAGGGTTGGTGATATATtccgggaatggcacgagcaccggttcagCAAACGTTATAGACATATCTTACCAGGCTTAACCGACGAAGAATGTTTCCAATGGCTGAAGGAGATCGATGACATAGTTATGAACCTCACAAACTCCGAAACCATTCACGATGCTCTGGGCTGAACTAACCTCCTAAGACCGCGAGTTCAACTACAGAAACTAACCGTACGAATACGGAAGATTAAGGAACGGTACGAGGAAACATCGGAGGATACCTTAACGCCTTTGGTGTTACAAAGGCTTGAGAAAGCGAGAGGGGAACTCGTTGAAGAAATTGATCGGCTGGAGGTGATGTGCAGACAATGCCAAATACCGCACCCTTCTGTTCCTCAGATCGACAAAGGTCAGACTCATGGTGCAGCACCGATTCAGGCGGATCCGGTGATAAACAAAACCGATGAAAGGGCGGAGTCTCCTATCACCGAGCAACCTCCACATGAACAACCGGGAGTCTCCGAACCGGGCATTACAAAGGAATGGGTCAAGAGCCTTCTCCAAGAATTTGCAGACTCAACGGTTCACCCGTTAGAGGAGAGGATGGATAAAACCGTGAAGATGGCACTCCGGTTCGCCAACAATACGAGGAATAAGCTCGTAATGACAGATAACCGGTTCTCTCAAATAGACGCTGACTACCGGGACGAGGCCATTCTGCGCGACAACTATCTTCAGCGAACTAAGGCCTTGGAAGAAGATAACTCAGAAATAAAGAATGAGTTCGATCGGTTTAAAAGAGAGACCGAACAAAAGCTAAGAGACGTCACTGAGAATCTGGCCGGCAAGGCTTCGGAgctggaaaagaagaatgcgggtcttgaagaccgcaacgacAAACTCGaggccgacctcaaggcgcttTCCGCACAAGTCGATGAACTACTCAAGGCTAAGATGAATGCGGATGCCGCGGTTGTGGAGGCAAATGCCCGAGCGGCTCAGGAAGTCCAGGATACGCTGGACAACGAAGCAAGAAAAGCAAAGGAGCCACCGCAACTCACCAAAGAGGAAAGAGCCGAGCGCGAACGTAGAACAAAGGTTAAGTTTCCGGGACTTGAAGAGTCTGTAGCCGCTCAGCAACGGGAAGATGCAGAGCGGCTAAAAGCACAAAAACAAGGGTTCGAAGAATTTGCGACCGCCCACAAGAAGAAGCAAAAGGCGGCCTCTGCCTCTTCGATACCGGCAAAGTGAAAAAGGGAATTCTCAAAGAGGGCTCAAGTGGTCGAGCTGCTGAATGAGGTCACTGACACGGTTATTGAGAGTCTACCAGATCAGGCCACTCACGtcgaagaagaggatgaagagCACCTACAGCCCCGGTCTACAAGACATCGAGTCTCAAGACCGGATAAGAAAAAGAGGAAAAAGGATCTGATGGCCATCTACGACTTCTCGGACTAAGAATAGGGGCTCCCTTTCTTTTAACTATGTTTACCTTAACTTTTCTATATAACATCTTatattttcggttatctatcttatatatatataaagttatttttgaaaccggcctacatttgcaattctacatggttttgataattttaaataaaataatcaaaaaggaaaaaattgataagacaagacttttccaaaatttttccaaatttttcgaaaaattctcccaagtcagtttcaaaaatccgatcaaataaagaaccggcctatgtttgcaaacttacatgattttgataattttaaataaaataatcaaaaagggagaaattgttagataaaattagaccggttcacataacctaacttaaataaacattccatgcaggaacaaggaaccggaccggacaaataAACCagttaagaaaactagccggtcaagtcactaaaccgaccaggaacacttgaaacatgaccgcacaaaggaaggatcgaccaaagcttaaaaccggaaacattagacagccgatcagccacaaggcagaggaataaccggaagatgtccggttaaactactcacaccggaagccatccggttaagtcgaatgaccagtacaagaagacaatttgggtatctgttgaagatgataccaaaggaacagactgaacacttccatatccatacaagtctgaggaaagcctgcaggttgcagaagacagtcctacaggatctttccacttcgagataagtcagaaaggagatcttccaagtacagacaactgtctaacagacaatgtccacattgagtaaaagacaaacctagtaggtttgtcttacacaccagaagaacagactgccaagtctgtgagattcaccgccaggtctgaggttgaccgtcaggtctgaaaagatgaccgtagggtctgaatcactgaatcactgaacctctgcacctctgctcagccaatcagattcaaggagatgaaatatgaccgttggcatatttcatctataaaaggggcagttgaagaagagtaaaggTGGGACAAAAGAAACATCAAGAgagattctaagagcatttaatttacaagttgaagtgtgtgttttacaatttcggtgtaaattgtaatagtgttatcaagcaggaaataagtcttgatcggattgtacttgtattccttagtgaatatccttctcgcggtttcgagaggaaggagtgacgtaggagctttatctccgaacatctataaaatctgtcttgtcatttactttctgtcggttccaTTATCTAATCGATCCgtaccgctctaacctactAAACTCTATCCAAGCtgaatcaccaggttaccgaaaccgacccatcattttctttaaccttcatcatccgaaaccggttctgcctatcatacaagtgtgctgcttcaacctgaaacaaatctcttccgcgcttgaacctagttcaagggtttgtgatattttgtgtagtattgaaacccctgtgttaatctctaaccggattaaccaccaccctttgagtgaaacccGCTAACcagtccaaccccggtcctccagcggctacctagatcctaacactttataaaatacatcaataattaattattacaattaattagactactaacaatttatttttaatcaaatacaaaactaactaattattataaatattattagtgtCATCAATTTGtctaaatcttaattaattagatgacttTTAACCAAAAGTCACATAgtttaaacatgtcaaaaatatgttaaacgtaccaaaaatatgtgaaatgtgtcaaaacatgttaaacgtccCAAAAATGTATTAgacgtgccaaaacatgttaaacgtgtcaaaaacttgttaaacgtgccaaaacgtgctaaaaacgtgttaaatatgtcaaaacatgttaaacgtgccaaaaacgtgttaaacatgtcaaaacatgttaaatgtacaaaaacattttatacgtgcaaaaatgtgttaaacgggccaaaaaagtgttaaatgtaccaaaacgtgttacacgtgccaaaaacatgttaaacgtgccaaaaacatgttaaacgtgccaaaaacgtgttaaacatgtcaaaacattttaaacgtacaaaaaatgttataactgcaaaaatatattaaacgggccaaaaaagtgttaaacgtaccaaaacatggtaaacatgtcaaaaatatgttaaacatgccaaaacgtgttaaaatacCTAAAACGAGTTAAACTcttcaaaaacgtgttaaacatgccgaAAAAGTGTGCAACAtttcaaaacgtgttaaacgtgttgttaaacatgtcaaaacgattaaacgtgtcaaaaacgtgtttaatgtgttaaatgagccaaaaacgtgttaaatatgtcaaaaaattgttaaatgtgtcaaaatgtgtttaacgtatgaaaatgtattaaatatctaagaaacgtgttaaacatataaaaaacgttttaaacatgttagCATgagaaaaaacgtgttaaacgtagcatgttaaaacgtgttaaacgtgctaaataTGTCTAACAtgccaaaacattttaaacttcacaaaaacgtgttaagcatgccaaaaatgtgttaaacttataaaaaaacgtgttaaacgtgctaataacatgtcaaacgtgtgaaaaacatgttaaacgtgctaaattTGCCAAAagatgttaaacgtgtgaaaaatgtgttaaacatgtgaaaaacgtattaaacatttagaatgtcaaaaacgtattaaacgtgtcaaaatgtgttaaacatgttaaaaacgtattaaacgtgccaaaatatgtcaaacgtgccaaaacgtgttaaacatgtcaaaatatgttaaacgtgccaaaaacgtgtttagtttgtcaaaaacgtgttaaaagtgccaaaaacgtgttgaacttgtcaaaacatgttaaatgtgccaaaacttgttaaatgtgtcaaaaacgtattaaccGTGCCAATAATGTATTGAACgcgtaaaaatgtgttaagcatgtcaaaacgtattaaacgtgccaaaaatatgttagCATAtcaaaaaaacgtgttaaacgtgtgaaatgtgtcaaaaacgtgttaaaaacgtgttaaacgtgccaaaacgtgttaaaatgtcaaaacatgttaatcgtgccaaaacgtgtcacacgtgtcaaaaatgtgttaaacgtgtcaaaaacgtgttaaacgtgtcaaaaacttgttgaacgtgccaaaaacctattaaacatgtaaaaacgtgttaaacgtgctataatgtgtgaaacatgtcaaaacgtattaaacgtgtgaaaaacgtgttaaaaatgtgaaaaacgtttaaaacatttgaaaaacgtgttaaacatgttagcatgtcaaaaacgtgttaaacgtgtgaaaaatatattaaacgggtgaaaaatgtgttaaacatgttaaaaatgtattaaacgtgccaaaatgtgttaatcgtgcaaaaacgtgttaaatgtgtcaaaaacgtgtgaaataaattaaaacgaTTTACATAATTGTCAAAACTAAAAATGTATTAAGCGAGTCAAAACAGGTCAAACGaatcaaatattagttaaacgaGTTAAAAACGTGTTGTATGAGTCAAAAACCTAGTAAATTGGGTAAAACGAATCAAATAATTGTTACACGGATCAAATTGTGTTAACCagaaaaaaaaacgtgttaaatattaaTCGAGTAAAAACGTAATAAATgtgttacaaactaaaatttaatttgggtttcCCAGCCTAAcccatattattcattaatatggtTTTAAAAATGGGTTGaccaaatttaatttgggttgggtttaccTATTTGTACATCCTTAAGTAGAAGAACAAGTACACAAAATCTTATACGGcaagatttttataatttaaatttataaaaataaaataagtgttttagaattttaattgtctataacttttgatagtaaaaaaaatacaaaatgacatgtcaattaaatatttaataatgacatgattttaaaaaataaacaaggcCTTAATTTGAAAAGATTCTACTAACAAACTTTAGATTTCATttggcatatatatatatatatatatatatatatatatatatatatatatatatatatatatatatatatatatatatatatatatataaggaaagCCCTAACTTGCATCATAATCCATTAGTTTACAGGATTTTagaagatttgaagaatggGAAGATCGAAAGTAAAGATGGAGCTTATAAAGAACAAAAAGAGTCGCCAAATTAGTTTCAAGAGAATGAAGGCAAATCTGATGAAGAAGGCTTCCGAACTTCATACCTTATGTGACGTGGACGTGTCCATTATTACCATTCCACCGAACACCGACGGTGAAGACGAGGAGCAATTACAGTCTGAGATCTGGCCAGCGGCGGGATCTGACAAGTTCCTTTCTCAAATTGAAGAATTCAAGAAACAATCGCATGaggagaagatgaagaggaCAATCGAAGTCGATAGTTACTTAGAGGAGAGGTGCAAGAAACTCGAAGATGAAATTATTAAGCAAAGGAAGAAGAACTATGACGCCGTTTATCCAAGTTGGAATCATCCTTACTACAATGACTTACCGGAAGAGAAACTTGTTCAAATCGCATCTGATCTTGAATATAAACTTCATCAATCTACCAATGTTTTTAAGCTTGGATCGCAGCAACCtgattatcatcatcatcatccgtCTGAATTCATTCCTAATATGACATCGAATTTCCATGACAACATAGTTGATAATCAATATCTGTTGTTGGATCAACAACAACCAGATAATctatttgataatttgatttaCGACTACGACTACTACGCCTCAACGATTCCGTCTGATTTGATGAATATCGACAGAGACGACAGATTCAGAACGATCGacatcaataataatatgattcatATGCTGCAGAATGATTACGAAGAACAACGAATTAGATATTACTCTGGAATGATGCAgaacaataataatacaatGCAATATCAATCTCTGATGGATACGACGGGATCTACGATGCACTATCAATATGTACCTTCGTCGttatcgtcatcatcatcgtcatcttCTTCGTCGATCTTCAATAGTGGTTATTCCGACACCTGTGGTGAATCTCAATTATTgcatcctcctcctcctcctcttcttacGCAAAATCATATGGATGTTAATTGGAACCAATACTACTGCGCTTGAGATTTCTTCGTTTAAActttatgtatttaattttgaagCTAGGGTTTGACAttatatgtattcttttatgttATAATTCAAATGTTTTTGAGACGTTAACTATTGCAATTCTACTATACTACATATCATCTCATATCTCTTCtttagttcaaaatttaaatattattattctgttgtgatttttatttacttgttataaatcataaaaaaatattgatattattaaaaataaaagatgaaaaagttattttcaaatcaaatcctCTGTAAGAGAAAACCCTAAAATAGCGGCGAAATTCGTGAttggcacgatcggcacaatcggcacgatcgacacgatcggcacgatcggcacgatcggcacgatcggcacgatcggcacaatcgacacgatcggcacgatcggcacaatcggcacgttTGGCACGATCGTCACGATCGGCATAACAACGTTCGATACGATCGGCATGTTAGTAGCGCGAAATTCGGTTCGTTTATTTGGTAGTCGGTTACAAGAAACGTGGTTGGAGTCCGTACTACTACGTTTGAAATTTTCGAATTTTAAACTcaatgaaattaattttgattttagggTTTGACATTATCATTTATCAcatattttgtgttataattCAAAAAAACTTTCTTTGCTAATTATATATTGCATTTATATTGGACtacaacttatatttattatttttttttgtaattttatatatattaatcaaaagttaattatatttttatttgattttcaaaatttaaatttttataattaaattaaaattaaatctatttagagaatcgataaaaaaaattacttttagaTTTAAGCTTAAAATTTGTTGATGATAATCTAAGTTGATTTGGTTAAAGATTGCGTTTGATTGAGTgaatcttttcaaatattttaatttaattaatataaattattatatatcaaaaaaaatattttttattaaaaaaataaaatcttattttcttttatttttaattataaataaagtctatcatatatattattctcGATTATAATTAACGTAAATTCTTTGCCGTCACCATTTTTGTTCCCATTTgttatttcatcttcttctagAAATATAGATGGTCATGAAATTACTCTTGTTGTTCGTCGACATTTCTAGATTGGGCTTTCCTAATTCCAAATCTCTCATGGCTTCCTTCTTCAAATTaacaaacatatattataaacatttaacaaataaacttatttaaactaGGTAACAGAATCTTaaagtctattttttttattaatgtcgTTGACaaactttataataaataaatgcattgaaatataagatttttcaTAAACATATTATGAAATCACGAAATTGTCAAAATACttgcaaaataaaaacaaagaaaaaagtaaGGGGACAAAATTGAATATGGGGTTGTAATAAAACTTTTGAAGCACTTATTTAATCAAATAGCTTAGAAACGTAATCAAACTActttatatatcattaaataattacctttataaaatacatcaataattaattattacaattaattagactactaacaatttatttttaattaaatacaaaactaactaattattataaatattattagtgtCATCAATTTGtctaaatcttaattaattagatgacttTTAACCAAAAGTCACATAgtttaaacatgtcaaaaatatgttaaacgtaccaaaaatatgtgaaatgtgtcaaaacatgttaaacgtcccaaaaatgtgttagacgtgccaaaacgtgttaaacttgtcaaaaacttgttaaacgtgccaaaacgtgctaaaaacgtgttaaatatgtcaaaacatattaaacgtgccaaaaacgtgttaaacatgtcaaaatatgttaaatgtacaaaaacatgttatacgtgcaaaaatgtgttaaacgggccaaaaaagtgttaaatgtgccaaaacgtgttacacgtgccaaaaacatgttaaacgtgccaaaaacgtgttaaacatgtcataacattttaaacgtacaaaaaatgttataactgcaaaaatatattaaacgggccaaaaaagtgttaaacgtaccaaaacatggtaaacatgtcaaaaatatgttaaatatgccaaaaacgtgttaaaataccaaaaacgtgttaaaatacCTAAAACGAGTTAAACTcttcaaaaacgtgttaaacatgccgaAAAAGTGTTCAACAtttcaaaacgtgttaaacgtgttgttaaacatgtcaaaacgattaaacgtgtcaaaaacgtgttaaatgtgtgaaatgagccaaaaacgtgttaaatgtgttaaatgagccaaaaacgtgttaaatatgtcaaaaaagtgttaaatgtgtcaaaatgtatTTAACGtatgaaaatgtattaaatatctaagaaacgtgttaaacatataaaaaacgttttaaacatgttagcatgataaaaaaaacgtgttaaacgtaacatgttaaaacgtgttaaacgtgctaaataTTTCTAACAtgccaaaacattttaaacttcacaaaaacgtgttaagcatgccaaaaatgtgttaaacttataaaaaacatgttaaacgtgctaataacatgtcaaacgtgtgaaaaacatgttaaacgtgctaaattTGCCAAAagatgttaaacgtgtgaaaaatgtgttaaacatgtgaaaaacgtattaaacatttagaatgtcaaaaacgtattaaacgtgtcaaaatgtgttaaacatgttaaaaacgtattaaacgtgccaaaatatgtaaaatgtgccaaaacgtgttaaacatgtcaaaatatgttaaacgtgccaaaaacgtgtttagtttgtcaaaaacgtgttaaacgtgccaaaaacgtgttgaacttgtcaaaacatgttaaatgtgccaaaacttgttaaatgtgtcaaaaacgtattaaccGTGCCAATAATGTATTGaacgcgtgaaaatgtgttaagcatgtcaaaacgtattaaacgtaccaaaaataTGTTAGCATAtcaaaaaaacg is drawn from Impatiens glandulifera chromosome 3, dImpGla2.1, whole genome shotgun sequence and contains these coding sequences:
- the LOC124930064 gene encoding uncharacterized protein LOC124930064, producing MELIKNKKSRQISFKRMKANLMKKASELHTLCDVDVSIITIPPNTDGEDEEQLQSEIWPAAGSDKFLSQIEEFKKQSHEEKMKRTIEVDSYLEERCKKLEDEIIKQRKKNYDAVYPSWNHPYYNDLPEEKLVQIASDLEYKLHQSTNVFKLGSQQPDYHHHHPSEFIPNMTSNFHDNIVDNQYLLLDQQQPDNLFDNLIYDYDYYASTIPSDLMNIDRDDRFRTIDINNNMIHMLQNDYEEQRIRYYSGMMQNNNNTMQYQSLMDTTGSTMHYQYVPSSLSSSSSSSSSSIFNSGYSDTCGESQLLHPPPPPLLTQNHMDVNWNQYYCA